TCACGACGATCAGATCCAGAAGATCTACATCGAACCCGAGACGTAGCCGTTTCGCCCGCGCCGATCGCTTTATTCTTCGCGCTCCTCGTCCGTGTCGTCGTACCCCGCCACCACCGTCGATCCCGCCGGTCGATCGTTCAACACCGCCGTCACCGTCGTCTCGTCCAAGTCCACCGTCGACTCGAGCGGCTCCCAGCCGTCCTCCGTTTCGACGGCGACCGCGACGTCGGTCGGACTCGCGCCGGGGGGCAGCTTCGAGGGATCGTAGACCAAAGCGATTCTGACCGCTTCGACCGCCTTTACGGTCTCGAGATCGACCAAGTCGACGGGATCGGCGAGCGCATCGACCGGTGGCTCACCCCCGCTCTTCGCGAGGCCGAACTCGTCGGGGACGACGCCCGCGACGAGTTCGACGCGAGCGCCCACCTGTTCGAGTGTGTACTCCGCGACGTTGTTCGAATCGTAGCCCGGAATAGCCATACCGGAGACAGGGACGCGAGACACATGGCCCTGTAGCGCGCGTTCGCCGGCCGGTGGTATTTGGTGCCACCTCCCGACGGGTCGCGGAGCCGGCCGAATCGAGACGAATCCTTTTATCGCATCGCGAACCTATCGTCACGTGTGTCCGAGACAGCCGGGTACATGCGCTTTTTCCCGTACGACCAGCCGTACGAGAACCAGCGCAAGGCGATGGACCGCATCTACAACTCCCTCCACCAGGGACGGGACGTCCTCTTCGAGGGGGCCTGCGGGACCGGCAAAACCCTCTCGTCGCTGATCCCCGCCCTCGAGATCGCTCGCGAGCAGGACAAGACGGTCGTCATCACGACGAACGTCCACCAGCAGATGCGCCAGTTCGTCGCCGAAGCCCGCGCGATCACCCGCGAGGAGTCCATCCGGGCGGTCGTGTTCAAGGGAAAGGCCACGATGTGCCACATCGACGTCGGCTACGAGGAGTGTCAGGCCCTGCGGGACAACACTCGCGCCGTCGTCGACGCCGAACGCGACCGCGAGCAACTCGAGCGCCGACAGCGCGAACTGCTCGCGGAGAGCCAGGACGGCGACGGCTCGGCCGCCGACGCCCGCTCGGCGGTGATGGACGAACTCGAGGACATCGAGGAGCGCCTCGAGGACCTCGAAGAGCAGAACGTCTGTGACTACTATCGCAATAATCTCACGGGAGACACGGACGACTTCTTCGGCTGGCTCTTCGAGGACGTCCGCACGCCGGACGATATTTACGAACACGCCGAACAACAGCAGTTCTGCGGCTACGAGCTCCTGAAGGAGGGGCTCGAGGGCGTCGATCTGGTCGTCTGCAACTACCACCACCTGCTGGATTCGACCATTCGAGAGCAGTTCTTCCGGTGGCTTGGCCGTGATCCCGAGGACGTAATCGCCGTCTTCGACGAAGCCCACAACGTCGAAGATGCGGCCCGCGAGCACGCGACCCGAACTTGCTCCGAGCGCACCTTCGACTCCGCGCTGGACGAGTTGGCCGACGCGGACGATCCGCGCTCGGAAGACGCCGCGAACGTCCTCTCGGCGTTCCACCGCGCGCTCGTCGAGACCTACGAGGACTCCTTCGGCTTCGGTGACCGCGAGGGAATCGGCGAGAACTGGTCCGACGTCCCCATCGCCAACGACGATCGGAAAGACGACCTCACGCTCGAGTTCCTGCAGCGGTACTCCGGCCGGGGGATCGAGGACGACCTCGAGGCCGCGATGAAACTCGGTCAGGAACTCGACGAACAGTACGAGGAAGCCTATCGCGAGGGCGAGACGGCCACGCGAACGGAGTGTCAAACCCTGCAGGCCGCCGGCTTCGTCAGCGCGTGGATGACCGAGAGCTCGGCGGAGGGACTGTATCCGGTCGTCTCGGTCACCCGGGACGCCGGCACCGACGAGATCTACGGCCGCGCGGAACTGTACTCCTGTCTGCCGCGGCAGGTGACCGGCCAGCTGTTCGACGAGGTCTACGCCACCGTCCTCATGAGCGCGACGCTGCAGCCGTTCGACGTCACCGAGAACGTCCTCGGACTCGAGGACGCGGTGACGATGGCCTACGGGTTGCAGTTTCCCGAGGCAAACCGGCGCACGTACGCCGTCGAGACGCCGCCGCTGTTCTCCTCGGATCGCGACGATCCGGCGGTTCAGGAGGACGTCACGGAGACCATCCACGACGCCGTCCGCATGACGCCCGGCAACACGCTCGCCTTTTTCCCCAACTACGGCGAGGCTGGTCGATATGCCGACCGGCTCGAGCGCCGGACCGACCGGACGGTCTATTTGGACGAGCCGGGCGTCTCCGTCGAGGAACTCCGCACGCAGTTCGTCGCGGACGACGACGCGGTGCTCTGTACGTCGCTGTGGGGGACCCTCGCGGAGGGCGTGAGTTTCGACGGCGACGACGCCAACACGGTGCTCGTCGTCGGCGTTCCCTATCCGCATCTGGACGATCGGGCGGAGGCCGTCCAGGAGGCCTACGACGTGGCCTTCGACGGCACCGACACGGGCTGGCGCTACGCCGTCGAGATTCCGACGGTTCGCAAGACCAGACAGGCCCTGGGGCGGGTCATCCGCTCACCCGACGAAGTGGGCGTCCGCGCGCTGCTCGACCGGCGGTACTCACGGGATGCGAAATCGGATCTCGGCAAGTACAGCGTCAACGGGACGTTCCCACACGAGGAACGCGAGGAACTGATCGACATCGGTCCGGACAAGCTCAAGTTCGCGATGCTCAATTTCTACGGCGGCCACGACGAGTACGACGGCGAACCGCCGGCGCCGTGACCGACCGCCAGACTACCGGTAGGGTGCTTCGCCCGCCGGAAATCAGTCGGCCGTCGAGGATTCGAGGGGCTCCCACGCGTCGTAGCCGCCGTCCATGCTCGCGACCCGCTCGGCGTCGCCGTACTCCTCGATGAGGCGAGCGGCCTGGACCGAGGTCTGGCCGATGTAACAGTAGACGACCACGTCGTCGGCCCAGTCTCGGTCGACGACGGTCTCCTCGAGTTCCTCGATGCTGACGCGTTCGGCACCGGGGAGGTGACCCTCGGCGTAGTCCTCGTCGTCGCGGATGTCGAGCAGGTCGAACTCGTCGTCCCGGTCGATGCGTCGGCGGACCGTTTCGGGGGCGAGTTCCTCGACCATTATTGCTTCCGGAGGTAGATGCGGTAGACCGCGTCGCCGCTGCGCCACACCTGCGCGTCGGCGTCGTCGCCGACGGCCCGCGGCACGTTTTCGGTACACGGGACGTGATCGGTCTCCTGGACGAGGAGGTCGCCCGAGTCGATCTTCTGGAGCCCTTTTTTCGCCTCGACCTGCGGGTATGGGCAGACCTCGCCCATCATGTCCTGGACGAGATCGGCCTCCTCGAGGAGTTCGTCCGCTCGGTCGTCGCTCAGTTCGTCCGGCGCGTTCGTGACGTCGTCGATGGATGGCATTGTATCGTGTGTCCGTAGTCGGATCGATTTGTAGTTGGCGAACGATTCGTCTTCAGATAGCACAGCCGACGTCGCGGTAGATCCAGTGGGTCATCACGTAAACGCCGGCGACGATGCCGACCGCCGCGATGAACG
This portion of the Natrinema salinisoli genome encodes:
- a CDS encoding ATP-dependent DNA helicase; translated protein: MRFFPYDQPYENQRKAMDRIYNSLHQGRDVLFEGACGTGKTLSSLIPALEIAREQDKTVVITTNVHQQMRQFVAEARAITREESIRAVVFKGKATMCHIDVGYEECQALRDNTRAVVDAERDREQLERRQRELLAESQDGDGSAADARSAVMDELEDIEERLEDLEEQNVCDYYRNNLTGDTDDFFGWLFEDVRTPDDIYEHAEQQQFCGYELLKEGLEGVDLVVCNYHHLLDSTIREQFFRWLGRDPEDVIAVFDEAHNVEDAAREHATRTCSERTFDSALDELADADDPRSEDAANVLSAFHRALVETYEDSFGFGDREGIGENWSDVPIANDDRKDDLTLEFLQRYSGRGIEDDLEAAMKLGQELDEQYEEAYREGETATRTECQTLQAAGFVSAWMTESSAEGLYPVVSVTRDAGTDEIYGRAELYSCLPRQVTGQLFDEVYATVLMSATLQPFDVTENVLGLEDAVTMAYGLQFPEANRRTYAVETPPLFSSDRDDPAVQEDVTETIHDAVRMTPGNTLAFFPNYGEAGRYADRLERRTDRTVYLDEPGVSVEELRTQFVADDDAVLCTSLWGTLAEGVSFDGDDANTVLVVGVPYPHLDDRAEAVQEAYDVAFDGTDTGWRYAVEIPTVRKTRQALGRVIRSPDEVGVRALLDRRYSRDAKSDLGKYSVNGTFPHEEREELIDIGPDKLKFAMLNFYGGHDEYDGEPPAP
- a CDS encoding rhodanese-like domain-containing protein — encoded protein: MVEELAPETVRRRIDRDDEFDLLDIRDDEDYAEGHLPGAERVSIEELEETVVDRDWADDVVVYCYIGQTSVQAARLIEEYGDAERVASMDGGYDAWEPLESSTAD
- a CDS encoding sulfurtransferase TusA family protein, which produces MPSIDDVTNAPDELSDDRADELLEEADLVQDMMGEVCPYPQVEAKKGLQKIDSGDLLVQETDHVPCTENVPRAVGDDADAQVWRSGDAVYRIYLRKQ